TCACTGTGATGTGCTGTGATGGAACCTCTTATGTTTATCTCATCAGTGATGATTTCTAGATAAATGACGTggcactaattaaattaaatccaGCCCACCGAGATAAGTTGAGTTTGGGCCTCCACAAGTTCGGTTCCACTTGCATAGGGccaattgagtttaaatttagtttaatttaaaagaatttaaaatcaaatttgatttgaatttaattattatatcaatttgaatttaagttaagcTAGGTTTGGTATTATAATGagaagaaatttattaaaattatattattataatatatattaattaaaataatatattttaatcaaatcaaatcaaatattttttaggttcaaaatttggataaaccaaatataattaaacttgagtttgacaatataaaatatttacgtTGAAAGTTTTGACTttgttattaatgaaataaaaatttgtaagtaGCACAGGTTATTCAATCATTGGCTAagactttcaaatttttacaaaaattaaattatatattttcaatcttataaataaaattaaaatgttatatttaaaatatttaaatataatcaataaaaatattatataaaaataattcttaatttatccatattgaaattattattttatccttataattttttttttttgggaaaaatgAAGTCTGACTACGTGTAAAAAAACACGAGGTTACTTTTGTTAGTGGGATATGCCCAAATGGTGCTACTGCAATGTGGTGGGTGGGACCATATACTAAATAATTGACACCtttattctttcctttttttttttttaaatttttttatagtgatatattatgtAACTTCATataatttacaataataatttaaaaagtgaatGGCTGTACTTGGCATttaaagaacaatattatatattattttaaatatttaattaaatatttatattttaatattattttatttttaatttaaaattatttaattatataatatttaaatccgGATATAACTATTATTGTTGACATCTCAAATATTACAAAgtccaaatatatatttattgatatcaCGCTTGGGATGGGTAGATAAGGTTTAGGTTTAGGTTTAGGTTTTGGGGTCCTGCTGGGTTTCGTCATTCTTTAGTCATTTATTTGCTTAATTATTGATTACCCTTTTTAGATTAATAATCACAATAAcggtatttttttttcattttaaaattatttaattataaaagattacattaaattataaaaatatgttgttaaaatttatttttatatgtaattttcatttaatcacgtattattattttatttgttttatagttaaaatCATGGAATCTGTTAATGGCGATTAATAAAACCAGTTTCTGGTTATTGCTTTGAGAATAATCTTTTTAACTAAAGTGAGTAAGTGATGAACAAAAGGATTTTTTATGGAACAACGCCACCATCTCAATAACATAGAAGGACTTTTCAGTGAATCCATACATTTTCTGTAtctttttttaggccaaaggactatttctcacccaaggtatgttgttaTTTCAAGTTTCTATcggttaattttgaaaatctcatttacccattcgtaagctattaaaattaacggtttaaagagtaaaatcgtcattttatctataatattaaaaataaattaaaaatttatttcttttttccccctAACCCTAAAAATATTGGGAGACGAAACTCTTCGTCTGGAAGATGAAAAACTTTATCTCCCGATAaagctcttcaacttttcaGCCCAAATCTCTATCGATCAATGTTCCAGAGGAGGGAAGAGAGACCGTCGGAGTATGGTGATGCCTTTGAAAAGCTTCATTATCAACAATGACGTTGGATTTGACAccagagattgaaaactaaaccctagaaagggaatactattttttaaaatttggtctaagaaaaaattgttagtttttaagggttaataggaaaaaagaaataaaattttaaagggttagagtttcgttaattttaatcatttatggataagtaaataaaaattttaaagttaacaaaagaaacttgagataacaacataccttgggtgggaaatagtcctttggccttttttttatggtaaaaattctatcatacaaaaaattaaaggtCTAATCTTGTGCAagcaatgaaaatttttaaatggtttaggTTTCGAAACCCTGCATCCAATGTTAATAAAAATGGTCGTCTCTTTATCTCCGTACAACCCGATGacaaaagaaatgaataattataattaaatatttaaaagctAATATTCAAATCCCTGTTGAATTTGGGAGGTCTCAAGTACGTTGTGATTACggtacataaaaaataattgttctgAGTCAACCTACGGATAGAtagtatgtataatttttatttgttgcttGCATAACTAATCACTtgtatatattatcaatacacTCTTACAACGTAATTATCCTActtttttatgagaaaattgGAATATAATATTTGTCAAACTTTTGTGAAGAGATTaaagcaataaaaatattttggtaagtgaaaagaataaataattttagacGGGATTaagttaatttgaatatttaaaagatgggttaagagtaaaaaatttcaatataattctaatttagaTTAGATTAGAGTTGAAGACTCTCTGATATAAAACTCAAACTGACACGATACGAATATAATCTGATAATACAAACTATCAgatttattgtttattgaataatttaaacattcattatattttaaaatataaaatatatgaaatatataagtcataattatatatatattaattaaataattgacatttcattatatatattaaaaaaaccaattatgaattttgttattaatttaattaaaatattataaattgtaacttttttaagttttaataacataaaaatagtataatattatatgatctcagttttatttattttaaataatttattcttttcaatgcgcttaataaatttgatcaaattttatataaattaatatttatatataaattagagtaaaatataaaattaaattgaattttaaattaatttataatttaatcaactaaatcaatcaaattgattGTACATTTTTCTACGGAAAAGTTTGAGTATACAATATTTGTCAATAGGGGGATCGTGCAAGGAGATGATTCCTGTATATGGTTGATAATTATTTGACAGTCAATGACCACaatgtaaattaatttgtttgttgacATTGACCCCACGAATTGAATTTTGACCGAgctatttatctaatttatacATCTAGCTACcatctttcaaattttcaatgaaGCAACAGAAATAATAGAAGTACCAACCTAATGCACATAAAGATTCTACTtgtaatgatataaattaaaagaaaattcaaaggtGAAGATGCGTACCTATGTCATGTGTGCACTCGTTCAATTGACACCATTGTCGTCTATTTGAGGTTGCATTCATGAATAATAACAGTTAATATTGAATATTGATGATGCcaaaaatttcatattgaatagaagatgaaagttttaaattattagaatatatattaaacctataaatatgaagatcgaaactcatattacataaaattaattaacttatgtTAAGATTTAATCTCTTacatttatattgtatttattaaatatgaaaatttcgtttttaatataaatcagtataaatttattatcttttttttttttataagttatcTTTTACAATAAAATCGTAAATTTATTGAAGATCAAaccaaacaatattttataatttttaatgatttgttaCGTGCGAATTAAGATAATATCAATGTTAATATACTCTTATCAGATCTCTCAACTGAAAATTAAGTTGTGTTAATATCAAAAATTGCAAATCAAAAGAAAGTTGAAGATCTCTTTTTAAGAGAAAACTTATGAGATTGGCAAGAGACAAACCCGGAAATGTCTTGCCATTTTAAGTGCGAATTTAGGCAACATAAACTAATAAATAGAAACAATCGGGTTGGTGGCTGGCTGGCATCGTTGTCTGAAATACTGGTTGAGTCCGATTTCTAGATTCTGACTGATACCAGTTCTAAGATTCAAGTTTTTACGAAAAGAAAATGTCAGAGATTGAACTGATTCAATTTCTCTACTCAAAAGTTGCGTGCGTATTAGCCGTCCTGTTTTCAATTCAATGCCTGACTTTTTTCCTTTCGTCAatatctaatattatttatatgttcgTATGAATTTTTCACCTTATGGTTGTAAATTGACTGAGTTTTATTCTGGTTAACACAAGCAATCATGTCATCGTGATTCATAATTTACTTGAgatggaaaataataataaaaccatgGATTAAGTCACCACGGGTAGGGCTAAAGTTTGGAATCTTAAGCCTTAAGTTAGACGACTCGGCTATTCAATTTCACACTCTTGTATATGGATTTGAGTAAAATATACtaccatttttttatatgtttgtattGAAGTAGAAAAAATCCAGAGTGGGTTGTTGGGTTAATCtcttcaaaatttattagtttaatattcAAACTCTATCACAAAAGGTGATtggacttttcaaagtttaaagtTTGGAATCTATGATTCTATTTCACACTTtcacaaataaatttgaatatgtaTCTATAAGATTGACTGGTTTAATGATCAAACTCTATTACAAAAGGATGATTGGGCTCCATCAAGATAGGTTTTTTATCACTAAAGTAGAAAACAttaatgatgaattattgaacTAATCGAGTTTATCGACTTAATGATGAAGCTCCACCAAACAGGGTtcctaaaaaaaatttgtggttGGCCTCACTTGTGTCCTTGATTATAATGCGATTATTGCACCGATTCAACTGATAGTTGATGTAACAAAACTGCAAGGAATATTATGTGCCGGGGTGTGAAGAACCAGATCGCAGCATAATCGGACATTAAAGAGTGAGGGCTCGGctattaacaaataaacaaacattgGAAACAAACGCCACGTTTGACGCTGACAGATGTGATAATTAATtgctcaaatcaaatcaaacggGGAACATTGAAAAGAAATTCACATGTTTCCAGTGACTTGGCTTTGGCTTTGGCTTTGATTATAGGTACCAGCTAGGGTTGTTgatatttgacaattttttttcccGAAACCCCGTTGGTTCGTTTTGTCTTTCTTATTCTGCTGATGCCTTTcaattgttttatagtaacttTTCCTCGCGTGTACAACGATTATGAGCAGTAAGAGCGACTCAGAATGTATTTTATACGCGAATCATTCTTAAATACGATAGCCGCCATACAAAGTCATcaagaagaaatatatatatatatatatatatatatatatatatatatatatacctgcGAAGGAAAGCTGCCTTCTTCTATTAAAccgggtatttaatttaataatactaatatttaattatttaaaaagaaaatgacaattttttatataggttttgataaaataataaatatatatttgtaacagataaaattttttaatatttatctaagttttaatttattaaggcacactaataattttactattaaggTTAAgcgataaaattattattttaatcagtaatattaaaataattaaagttatatcttattttttccttttagtttaaaaaattaatagtttcctcttgattaagttttaaaaaaatttactttttactCTTAGGATATCAAACCTGAAATCTAATCACTTTTTCTAATGAATGGTGAATCAATGATAGAAGAATAAGACAGAGTTGTTCAGAAGATGACTTTTGGATGACAATTATTGTCCAAAAATGACGACAATCGTCTAGAGAAAGGATGATGTTCCATCTTTCAATAAAAGATGATGCTCATCGTCTAGCAATGTGTCACACCGGTTACATGTGATCAAAGAGaggggtgaaaaaaaaatttaagaatttgagagaaaaattacttttcaaaattagatatacgattaaatatcaattttaatattattattaaataagaattttactttatatttaatataaaattcaatgatatttcaaagataaatagatatttaattttttcacctgttataaataattattaaaattaagttaaaatttaaaagaaaaataatccgATTCccttatttaaataaaaattcttctCTTCATCGTAACGGGATAGGTGCATAAAGAGGGACGTATACACTGACAAACATACATGGAGATAAATAAGTCAAGAGTCATATTCACTTACCTTTCtcttaacataaaatttttcttaatctttctcaaatttttttgttcactGTAGAGTCATTttcaatacatattttattatatctactCAATTAATAATATACTGTAAACATAAGATTTTGatcatttgaataaattatattaaaaattatttatatttatcttttattctaataaatattaaaattatctatgaCATAATTTAGGTAAAACTCTCAATTATGTATAGTTTGATTCAGAGACgcactaaaaatgaaaaacctgTGGATCAAAACCAACGGAAATCTGACCAagtgatattgaaaattttaggtatCAATGTAGACATTTTAGGTATTCCAAGCcatcaagttttgaaaaattgaagctTTCATTTTGTTGTCGTCATCACCCTATCTGTTCTTGGAACTGTAAATGCGGAAAGTACAGCTAAATTTGTACGGATGAAAAGCGCATGCGGTAAATTACTACAACGGTACAAAAATTAATACAGTTGGGTCTGTGCTTGTTCCGCAAGTACGTACAGTTTTTGACGTGTTACCCTGCCGCGTTCGTTCCGCGTCATAGCTGAGCTGAGCATTTGTAAATTGACCCATCAATATTCTATGTTAATCTCAGGTCAAGGGCTGTCAGCCCCTAACGAGGCTTCCTATATATGTTCAACCCATTCCCCCTCACGTCTCTATATCCtctttctcctcctcctccttcttcttAAGTTTCTTCTGCTCATTTAATCTCGTGGTTCTAATTGTTAGTTCTAAAACTGGAAGGGAAATGGGTGCTTGTTTGTCTTCAGTCAGGGGTGAATATGAATCCGAATCCGAAAGACCCACTTCAGCAAAAGTTGTCTCTTTAAGGGGTGATCTTCTTCAATACAAAGTCCCGGTCTCGGTGTCTCAAGTCCTCCAGGCTGATCCTACGGCTGCTAATTGTTTTCTCTGCAATTCTGATAATTTGTTGTACGATGAACACATTCCGGCTTTGGATTGGGATGAACAGCTTGAGGCTAATCAGATTTACTTTGTTCTTCCTAACTCTAAGCTGGTACACAAACTGTCTGCATCAGATATGGCAGCTTTGGCTGTGAAAGCCAGCGTTGCTCTTCAAACGGAGTCCAAAAACAGCCGCCATCGTCGTAAAAAGTCTAAAATTTCTCCTGTTTTACCCATCAATCAAGCCAGTGCTAGTAGTATTAATGGATTTGATAGGGCAACGACGAAGGAAAAGAGCTTTAATAATAAGCCAGCTGCTGTATCTGAAAGTAGTATTCGTTTGTCAAGATCTGGTTCTGTTAGAAAGTTAAAAAGATACAGTTCAAGACGAGCTAAATTGGCTGTTCGCTCTTTCAGGCTCAGGCTTGCCACCATTTATGAAGGAAGTGTTGCCTagattgatttctttttttcgGCCTTTTGTTCCTTCATATCCCTGTGCCTagaatgatttctttttttcgGCCTTTTGTTCCTTCATATCCCTGTATAAAAGAACAACGGAGATTGAATTTAGTTGTAAGCTTTAACTTCAATTCAATCTTCCATACGTATATATGGATTTTCCcttgttaattttctttattcttttacaaatatttaatgttttatagtTTTTCATGTGCATGCATATGGAGAAGTAATTCATATATGCTACATCCTTTATGAGACAACAGATAGAAATGGAATGTACAAATCTTTTGAAAAGAGAATTTCTGTATGAAAACCTATGTTTGTTTTCCAATCTGGGTCTTGATTCAATTAAACAGAATTATTGTCTGCTTTCGTGATATATAGTGCATAATTTTTATCAGACAGATTGGATTCGAGACTAATCAGAATTGTTGTATTGTATTACAAAACCAGCTTTGAATATCGATGCTGATCAGAATGATCACCGGGTCCCGATTCCACCGGCCAGGTCGGTGTGTACCATAGCAAGCTGGAACCTACTCCTGACTTTCCTAGAAATTGCAGACAATGCACGGCGtgtatgttttgtttttgtaaaacTCTACGCGGACTAAGTTGAAGTTCACAAAGGAATACAATTCTACTCTAACGTACTTTGTCTTTGTCTACAAATTTAGCCTGGTCGGCCTGTGTGTTTACCTACAACTGTGTTTTTCATAATATGGAGCCTCTGAATTTCCTTCGTTGGCCCAGCAGCGCAAAGCATTTCTATTTTAATTCGATAGCTAACCTTTATAATGAATCCTTTGTGCCTGTAACCTACTATATATGCCTGTTTTCACAAAAAACCCAGTTCGAATCTTAAAAAAAGAGGTtgttaaagatttaaaaatgaactgaaaaatatagttataagaTTAGATGAATCTGGTGATAATTCGTTGGATTTAAATCgacttaacttaaatttgagctaAAGATATAAATACCTCAATTTGAGCTTAGTTCGGAGGTAATCTTATACCTAACTAAGAAGAAATGTTACATTTGTTTTGTTCCCACTACAAAGAAGCTAACATATAGACTTTGGCATTGCATTTTCTGTTGTCTTGATTAAACTAATACTGAATCTGACTAagataattgaatttaaaaagcCATTTGCGTgcaattaatttcaaattgctGACGTCTAATTACCAAACAAGAAGTGTAGAAAGAGACAGTACAAAAAGTCCAATCTCCGTACCCATTTCATACAAGTAGACGAAAGTCCCCGATGCCTCAAAAGTCAATCCCTGCATTCATAAGGGCAAGATTACTTGTTTGAcaatatgcatgatttagataTAAAGTCATCTCTCTCCTCAATATTTTTATgtggttagatttttttttggttaccaATTAATATCCTTAATAGAAAGTATTATATGAAATAGATTATTAAGGgttcattaataaatattacaaaacaTAACCTATAAGAATGTTTggtaatatttgaaaaaaagatgaaacttAGAATCGAGATTCTTATACGAGAATATTAACTATCTTTCTATtagctttcttcttttctctcttctctgtGTGatgatattttgtatttataagaaagaaaaagttacatatttttaattcaaatttgattttcagGATATATTACCATATTCATTGGGccaaaatatagttatattaataaCCTAATCTTGATTTTTGTAAGAAAACATCGTCTtctcgaatccaaccttatcTACAGTTATACCAATTGGATTATGTAGCAATCCCAGGTTGCACCTCTTATCTTGACATTTAACTCATGAGACTATCTGTGATTATACCTTGATTAATACTTGGATAGTGATCAAACCAACCTATTTGCCTTCATAAATGAACCCTTAATGTGCGTgattttttgggtaattattaaagtgatgataatgaTATGTTTGAAACTAACGAAACCACAAAAAATTGGGCAGTTGGACAGTTTTCTCGTGATTTTCTCAATAAAAacgtgaaaaaagaaaaataaggttATTTGGGTCAAgctttaaatatattttccaaGTGATGTCATGTGCTTGAAAAGCTTTCCATCAGACTCCCCCAATCGGCCTAGTTCTCCAGTGGCCCAAAAGATACATATTAGACTGCAACTAACCGGCTCTATTAGCCCTTTAAATTCGACCTCACTAATGTGCTATAGAAATTGTAGAAGGGCCCATATTACTGTGAAGTTGGGAATGAAaataattcaaaccaaactgactTGAGTTTGATTATCAATTCAACTTATTTGAGCTCGAAACTAGTAGTTCTAGGTTAAGCTTGAGCTATGGGCATGTGATACTATTAAACCCAAGCTTCAGCCAAGGGAGTGCTCAACTTAATAAACTCTTGAGCGGtctgtgtatacaaataaaataatattgttttgagctcgaattatattatgtatgtatTACAAAATGATACTATTTTGCTATATAACATAGAGTTAAAATGACAACgttttattttaagttaattgatGTCAAGCTTGGTTCTTAGGGGCTTGAACTCATAAGTATGAAGCCTATGCGAGCCAAGCTTGAGTACCACCCATCATAACGAACTCAAGCTTATGTCTCTTTATGCCATGTCAAATCGAGTTTAAGCAAATACAAGTTTGACTCGAAACTAAAAGAGTTGACTCGACATTg
This is a stretch of genomic DNA from Mangifera indica cultivar Alphonso chromosome 11, CATAS_Mindica_2.1, whole genome shotgun sequence. It encodes these proteins:
- the LOC123229051 gene encoding uncharacterized protein LOC123229051 is translated as MGACLSSVRGEYESESERPTSAKVVSLRGDLLQYKVPVSVSQVLQADPTAANCFLCNSDNLLYDEHIPALDWDEQLEANQIYFVLPNSKLVHKLSASDMAALAVKASVALQTESKNSRHRRKKSKISPVLPINQASASSINGFDRATTKEKSFNNKPAAVSESSIRLSRSGSVRKLKRYSSRRAKLAVRSFRLRLATIYEGSVA